The Paucidesulfovibrio gracilis DSM 16080 genome includes the window TCCCGGGCCAGACTCATGCGTACGGATCGCCCCTGGGCCGCGGCGGTAAACAACTCCCCCACCACGCGCAGAGTCTCGCCATAGCAGGCCCGGACCATACGAACCCGGGCGTCGAGTTGTTCTCCCATGGGATCATCCCGCTGGGCAGAAATCACCGTTCCCCGCTGCCCATCCGGGAGACGCTCCAGCTCCCGGTCCAAATCCCGGGCTTGGGCGTTGCCGTCGGTGAAGCGGGACACACGCCGACCGCCCGACACAGCGGCCCGCATGTCCACGAACACTTCGCGATACCCCTGCCGGGCCAGGGCCAGAATTTCATCGGCACTGTGAACATACCCGGGAATGCCCGAAACGCCTTGGGAAAGCGGCACCCAGCCGTCCGCCACAGCCGTGACGAACATGCCCGGCCTGAGGTCTCGGACTGAAATTCTGCGAATCATGAAATCTGCCACCTCCACAGGCATTGCATTCTTTCCCGTGGTGCGCTTCGGCACAATGAAAATTTTTGATCATATACACAAAAAAGGTCCACCTGTCGAGTCCGCCAACCCCGAGGAAATCAGGCTTCCGCCCCCGGAGCCACCCTCCTGCGTCGCGGTTGCCGCTGGCCGCGCTATCTGCTATCCCTCGTCTGCTCAACCATTGAACGCACCCCCTGGAGGAGAGGCATGGCCGCCAAAAAACCCAACCCGGAAGAGCTTCGCAAAGAAGCCCTGGGAACCGCCATCACCACCATTGAACGCAAGTTCGGCAAAGGCTCGATCATGCGCATGGACGAGGATGCCCACCAAGCCATCCCGGTGATCCCCACCGGATCCATCGCCCTGGACATCGCCCTGGGCGTCGGCGGCATCCCCCGTGGCCGCGTATCCGAAATTTACGGGCCGGAGTCTTCGGGTAAAACCACCCTGGCCCTGCACATCATCGCCGAGGCCCAGAAAAAGGGAGGCACCGCCGCGTTCATTGACGCGGAACACGCCCTGGACATCACCTATGCCAAGCGGCTGGGCGTCAAAACCGACGAATTGCTCATCTCCCAGCCCGACTATGGCGAACAGGCTCTGGACATCGCGGACCTGCTGGTACGCTCCGGCGCCGTGGACGTGGTGGTCATCGACTCGGTCGCCGCCCTGATTCCGCAAAGCGAACTGGAAGGCAACATGGGCGAGACGCAAGTGGGCGGACAGGCACGGCTCATGTCCCACGCGCTGCGAAAGCTCACCGGTTCCATCCACAAATCCCGCACCGTGGTGCTCTTCATCAACCAGATTCGTATGAAGATCGGCATGACCGGCTACGGAAGCCCGGAAACCACCTCCGGCGGCAACGCGCTGAAGTTCTACGCCTCCCTGCGCATGGATATCCGCCGCATCCAGACCCTCAAGGACAAGGACGAGGTGTTCGGCATCCGCGCCCGCGTCAAGGTGGTCAAGAATAAAGTCGCTCCGCCCTTCCGCGAAGGCATTTTCGACGTGCTCTACGGCACCGGCATCTCCCACGAGGGCGAACTGCTGGACATGGGCGTGGAAGCGGGCATCGTGGACAAATCCGGCGCCTGGTTCGCCTTTGGCAGCGAGCGCCTCGGCCAGGGCAAGGAAAACGTCCGCCAGTACCTGCAACAAAACCCGGACCTGGCCGCGCAAATACGAAGCAAACTCCTGGAACACCTCGGCATTGAAGATCATGAGGCTCCGGCCGCCCAATCCGTAGAGACCGAAGCCAAGACCGACGAAAAGGCCAAGGACGAACAAGACCAGGGGTCGAAAAAATAACGCCAACCATTCAATACGGGACCGGGCGCGGGAAACTCCGCCCGGTCTTCCCCTTCTCATCGGAGTGACGACAACCCATGAAAGCTGCTGAAATCCGCGAACGTTTCCTGAAATATTTCGAACAAAACGGCCATACCCGTGTGCATTCCTCGCCCCTGGTACCCAAGGACGACCCCTCCCTGCTGTTCACCAACGCAGGGATGGTCCAGTTCAAAAAGACCTTCCTGGGCCAGGAAAAACGTGACTACAAACGCGCCACCACTTCCCAAAAGTGTCTGCGCGTGGGCGGCAAGCACAACGACCTGGAAAACGTGGGGCGCACGGCACGGCACCACACCTTCTTTGAAATGCTCGGCAACTTCTCCTTCGGCGACTATTTCAAGGAAGACGCCATCCGGTTTTGCTGGCAGTTCCTGACGGAAGAACTGGGTCTGCCCAAGGAAAAGCTCTACATCACCGTCTACAAAGACGACGACGAGGCCGAAAAACTCTGGCAGAAAGTGGCCGGAGTGCCCCAGGAACGCATCTACCGCCTGGGAGATAAGGACAACTTCTGGTCCATGGGCGACACCGGCCCTTGCGGTCCCTGCTCTGAAGTGCACATCGACCAGGGCGAGGAAATGAGCTGCGGACCGGATTGCGGCATCGGCAAATGCGACTGCGACCGCTTTCTGGAAATCTGGAACCTCGTGTTCATGCAGTACGACCAGGCCGCCGACGGCACCCGTTCCGACCTGCCCCGCCCCTCCATCGACACAGGCATGGGCCTGGAGCGTGTGGCCGCAGTCTGCCAGGGCGTTCGCTCCAATTACGAATCCGACCTCTTCACCCCCATCATCGACTACGCCGCCGACCTCGCTGGCGTGCGCTATAAAAACGATCCAGACACCGACACCGCGCTCCAGGTCATCGCCGACCACAGCCGGTCCATCGCCTTCCTCATCCCGGATCAGGTGCTGCCCTCCAACGAGGGACGCGGCTACGTCATCCGCCGCCTCATCCGCCGGGCCTACCGCTTCGGCCGCCTCATCGGACTCAAGGAGGCCTTCCTCTACAAGACCGCCGGAAAAGTCGTGGACGACATGGGCCACGCCTTCCCCGAACTGGTCAAGCACCGGGAGTTCATGGAAAAGGTCGTGCGCGAGGAAGAAGAACGCTTTGCCCAGACCCTGGACAAAGGTCTGACCATGCTGGAAGACGAAATCAAGGCCGTGCAACAGGCCGGCGGCTCCACCATCACGGGCGAGGCCGCATTCAAACTTTACGACACCTTTGGCTTTCCCATCGACATCGTCAACGACGTGGCCGAAAAGCAAGGCCTGACCGTGGACGAACCCGGCTTCAACGCCTGCATGGCCGAACAAAAGCAACGCGCTAAAAAAGCCTGGAAAGGCTCGGGTGAAAAAGACATTGCCTCGCTCTTCGCCGGGCTGCTGGAAAAATCCGTATCCTCCAAATTTACCGGGTACGAAACCCTGGAGGAAGAAACCCGCGTCAAAGCCCTGCTGGATGACAACGGCCAACGTGTGGAGCGCCTGGAAAACGGGGAGAACGGCTGGCTCGTCACCGTGCAGACCCCCTTCTACGGCGAATCCGGCGGTCAGGTGGGCGACGCGGGACAAGCCGAGTCCCTTACCGGCAAGGTCGAAGTGCTCGACTCCCTGCGCCCCTCCCCGGAACTCATCGTACACAAAATCACGGTCACCGAAGGACACATCGAAGACCGCAAAGATATCAAGCTGCGCGTCGATAAA containing:
- the recA gene encoding recombinase RecA is translated as MAAKKPNPEELRKEALGTAITTIERKFGKGSIMRMDEDAHQAIPVIPTGSIALDIALGVGGIPRGRVSEIYGPESSGKTTLALHIIAEAQKKGGTAAFIDAEHALDITYAKRLGVKTDELLISQPDYGEQALDIADLLVRSGAVDVVVIDSVAALIPQSELEGNMGETQVGGQARLMSHALRKLTGSIHKSRTVVLFINQIRMKIGMTGYGSPETTSGGNALKFYASLRMDIRRIQTLKDKDEVFGIRARVKVVKNKVAPPFREGIFDVLYGTGISHEGELLDMGVEAGIVDKSGAWFAFGSERLGQGKENVRQYLQQNPDLAAQIRSKLLEHLGIEDHEAPAAQSVETEAKTDEKAKDEQDQGSKK
- the alaS gene encoding alanine--tRNA ligase codes for the protein MKAAEIRERFLKYFEQNGHTRVHSSPLVPKDDPSLLFTNAGMVQFKKTFLGQEKRDYKRATTSQKCLRVGGKHNDLENVGRTARHHTFFEMLGNFSFGDYFKEDAIRFCWQFLTEELGLPKEKLYITVYKDDDEAEKLWQKVAGVPQERIYRLGDKDNFWSMGDTGPCGPCSEVHIDQGEEMSCGPDCGIGKCDCDRFLEIWNLVFMQYDQAADGTRSDLPRPSIDTGMGLERVAAVCQGVRSNYESDLFTPIIDYAADLAGVRYKNDPDTDTALQVIADHSRSIAFLIPDQVLPSNEGRGYVIRRLIRRAYRFGRLIGLKEAFLYKTAGKVVDDMGHAFPELVKHREFMEKVVREEEERFAQTLDKGLTMLEDEIKAVQQAGGSTITGEAAFKLYDTFGFPIDIVNDVAEKQGLTVDEPGFNACMAEQKQRAKKAWKGSGEKDIASLFAGLLEKSVSSKFTGYETLEEETRVKALLDDNGQRVERLENGENGWLVTVQTPFYGESGGQVGDAGQAESLTGKVEVLDSLRPSPELIVHKITVTEGHIEDRKDIKLRVDKDARVATQRNHTATHLLHAALRKVLGDHVNQSGSLVAPDRLRFDFTHISAMTPEEIRKVEDEVNRAILANEKVFTEAMSHEEAVKKGATALFGEKYGDEVRVVQVPGVSMELCGGTHLAYTGQTGPFVILSETGVAAGIRRIEAATGWNALNQLQEERGEFRKAAALLKAGSGDIAERIQALQAEVKAAHKEMERLQAKLASGAGRDLMADTEEINGVKTLAVEVEAPNVKIMREQMDALRSKMESGVIALAAKHENGKVSLIVAVTKDLHDRFKAGDLVKQAAAEVGGGGGGRPDMAQAGGSNPDGIPAALAKVKELVAQG